A single Curtobacterium sp. MCJR17_020 DNA region contains:
- a CDS encoding alpha/beta hydrolase, whose translation MSVHVVLVHGAGGSPSTWSSVAPLLRDRRIPYTLADNAMTSLRDDEASVRALVDGIDGPVLLVGHSYGGAVITNAGTHDRVVGLVYVAAFAPDAGESVSGIVETREPALVSQYMHRGPAGEWIAQDDEESRLALAWDVPEDVLLAARAEGRVTADAAFQQPTAEPAWRTRPSWYLVATSDRHLLPAIQRDFVARMGAVVDEVDTSHAVAHAAPDRVVAVIERAVAALR comes from the coding sequence ATGAGCGTCCACGTGGTCCTGGTCCACGGTGCCGGCGGTTCGCCGTCCACCTGGTCGTCCGTCGCCCCGCTCCTGCGCGACCGCCGCATCCCGTACACGCTCGCCGACAACGCGATGACCTCGCTCCGCGACGACGAGGCCTCGGTCCGCGCCCTGGTCGACGGCATCGACGGCCCGGTCCTGCTCGTCGGCCACTCCTACGGCGGCGCCGTCATCACGAACGCGGGCACGCACGACCGCGTCGTCGGACTGGTCTACGTCGCGGCCTTCGCTCCGGACGCGGGCGAGTCGGTCTCCGGGATCGTCGAGACCCGGGAACCCGCTCTCGTCTCGCAGTACATGCACCGCGGCCCGGCCGGCGAGTGGATCGCACAGGACGACGAGGAGTCGCGGCTGGCGCTCGCCTGGGACGTGCCCGAGGACGTGCTGCTCGCCGCACGTGCCGAGGGGCGGGTCACCGCCGACGCCGCCTTCCAGCAGCCCACGGCAGAGCCCGCCTGGCGGACCCGCCCGAGCTGGTACCTGGTCGCCACGAGCGACCGGCACCTGCTGCCCGCGATCCAGCGCGACTTCGTCGCCCGGATGGGTGCAGTGGTCGACGAGGTCGACACGAGTCACGCCGTCGCGCACGCCGCTCCGGACCGGGTCGTCGCCGTCATCGAGCGCGCGGTGGCCGCGCTGCGCTGA
- a CDS encoding dipeptide/oligopeptide/nickel ABC transporter permease/ATP-binding protein has translation MADTITAVQAASTDPASRPRTFAWNGGLIVGLAMFGLILIVAVVAPFVFGAQATGIGGTSGLGSTAEHPLGTDTLGRDMLARTLVATRATVLMALAATALSAIVGIALGIGVWLAPRRVRELGLRGIEFAVSYPTMLVAIIVAAILGQGMVQVVVAIAVANIAGFARLTANLAAKISTSEYVTTARLMGVPAHRVAMRHVLPNMAEPTLILIAGAFSGSLVEISGLSFIGLGAQTPAFDWGTLLNDGLDRIVVNPVVIVGPAVALTFASLAALLVGDGLAAAANPRSNTTRSRTTRATGPSTLAVEDDAVLVADGISVQHAASGRALVKDVSFTIRRGEVLGIVGESGSGKSLTASLVAKLLGEGLEGSARRLELGGVDLLGRVPDRVLASRIGLVYQDPGTALNPAMVLGIQLSDVLRMRLRHSRRDAIRLLTQGFRAVMLTDPEGRLRQYPHQLSGGMKQRAMIASAMSTKPDLLIADEPTTALDVTVQREVLTVLKRMNEDSGTAVLFISHDLGVVRALCDRVLVMRNGEIVERIDDVAGLSPDTVDHPYTKQLLAATPVVTVPTESTRTEQAEAHA, from the coding sequence GTGGCTGACACCATCACCGCCGTCCAGGCGGCCTCGACCGACCCGGCATCGCGTCCCCGCACCTTCGCGTGGAACGGCGGGCTGATCGTCGGCTTGGCGATGTTCGGGCTGATCCTGATCGTGGCGGTCGTCGCACCGTTCGTGTTCGGCGCCCAGGCCACGGGCATCGGCGGTACCTCTGGGCTGGGGTCCACCGCCGAGCACCCGCTCGGTACCGACACCCTCGGCCGCGACATGCTCGCGCGCACCCTGGTCGCCACCCGGGCCACGGTCCTGATGGCGCTCGCCGCCACGGCCCTGTCCGCGATCGTGGGCATCGCGCTCGGCATCGGCGTCTGGCTCGCCCCCCGGCGGGTGCGCGAGCTCGGGCTGCGCGGGATCGAGTTCGCGGTCAGCTACCCGACGATGCTCGTCGCGATCATCGTCGCAGCGATCCTCGGGCAGGGCATGGTGCAGGTCGTCGTGGCCATCGCCGTCGCGAACATCGCCGGCTTCGCCCGTCTGACCGCCAACCTGGCGGCGAAGATCTCCACCAGCGAGTACGTCACCACCGCACGCCTGATGGGGGTCCCGGCGCACCGGGTCGCCATGCGGCACGTCCTGCCGAACATGGCCGAGCCGACGCTGATCCTGATCGCCGGCGCCTTCTCCGGCTCGCTCGTCGAGATCTCCGGACTGTCCTTCATCGGCCTCGGCGCGCAGACCCCCGCGTTCGACTGGGGAACCCTGCTCAACGACGGACTCGACCGCATCGTGGTGAACCCCGTCGTCATCGTCGGCCCCGCGGTCGCGCTGACCTTCGCCTCCCTCGCCGCCCTGCTCGTCGGGGACGGACTGGCCGCTGCCGCGAACCCGCGGTCGAACACCACGCGGTCCCGCACCACCCGCGCGACCGGCCCGTCGACGCTCGCGGTCGAGGACGACGCCGTGCTCGTCGCGGACGGCATCTCGGTGCAGCACGCCGCCAGCGGACGCGCCCTGGTCAAGGACGTCTCGTTCACCATCCGGCGGGGCGAGGTGCTCGGGATCGTCGGCGAGTCCGGTTCGGGCAAGTCGTTGACGGCCTCGCTCGTCGCCAAGCTGCTGGGCGAGGGGCTCGAGGGCTCCGCGCGGCGGCTCGAACTCGGCGGCGTCGACCTGCTCGGTCGTGTGCCGGACCGCGTGCTCGCATCCCGCATCGGGCTGGTCTACCAGGACCCGGGCACCGCGCTGAACCCGGCCATGGTGCTCGGCATCCAGTTGTCCGACGTGCTGCGGATGCGGCTGCGACACAGCCGACGTGACGCGATCCGACTCCTGACGCAGGGCTTCCGCGCCGTGATGCTGACCGATCCCGAGGGTCGACTGCGCCAGTACCCGCACCAGCTCTCCGGCGGCATGAAGCAGCGGGCGATGATCGCGTCGGCGATGAGCACGAAGCCCGACCTGCTCATCGCGGACGAACCGACCACCGCCCTCGACGTCACCGTCCAGCGTGAGGTGCTGACCGTGCTCAAGCGGATGAACGAGGACTCCGGCACCGCCGTGCTGTTCATCTCCCACGACCTCGGCGTCGTCCGAGCACTGTGCGACCGGGTCCTGGTGATGCGGAACGGCGAGATCGTCGAGCGCATCGACGACGTCGCCGGGCTCTCCCCGGACACCGTCGACCACCCGTACACGAAGCAGCTCCTGGCGGCCACTCCGGTCGTGACGGTGCCCACGGAGTCCACGCGCACCGAGCAGGCGGAGGCACACGCATGA
- the ppk2 gene encoding polyphosphate kinase 2, which yields MDTAPYSQPLREYIEQLRTEGYSVADGHTADPDLIDPHGNPVLTWRDDYPYDERLPREEYEYAKYQLQIELLKCQYWLEDTGQKVVVLFEGRDAAGKGGTIKRFTEHLNPRTSRVVALSKPSERERGEWYFQRYVQHLPSAGEMVLFDRSWYNRAGVERVMGFCDDDQYESFMTQVPQFERMLVDSGIHLTKFWFSVTRREQRTRFAMRQLDPVRRWKLSDIDLLSLDRWEDYTEAKMAMFTRTDKRYAPWTIVRSNDKKRARLNAMRYFLTQFDYPDKAVDVIGKPDPLIVRRGKRDVDIE from the coding sequence GTGGACACAGCGCCGTACTCGCAACCACTCCGGGAGTACATCGAGCAGCTCCGGACCGAGGGCTACAGCGTCGCGGACGGACACACCGCCGACCCGGACCTCATCGACCCGCACGGCAACCCCGTCCTGACGTGGCGCGACGACTACCCGTACGACGAGCGACTGCCGCGCGAGGAGTACGAGTACGCGAAGTACCAGCTGCAGATCGAGCTCCTGAAGTGCCAGTACTGGCTCGAGGACACCGGTCAGAAGGTCGTCGTGCTGTTCGAGGGGCGTGACGCCGCGGGCAAGGGCGGCACCATCAAGCGGTTCACCGAACACCTCAACCCCCGGACCTCGCGCGTGGTGGCGCTCAGCAAGCCGAGCGAGCGGGAACGTGGTGAGTGGTACTTCCAGCGCTACGTGCAGCACCTGCCGTCTGCCGGCGAGATGGTCCTGTTCGACCGCTCCTGGTACAACCGCGCCGGCGTCGAGCGGGTGATGGGGTTCTGCGACGACGACCAGTACGAGTCGTTCATGACCCAGGTGCCGCAGTTCGAGCGGATGCTCGTCGACTCCGGCATCCACCTGACGAAGTTCTGGTTCTCGGTCACGCGCCGCGAGCAGCGCACCCGCTTCGCGATGCGGCAGCTCGACCCGGTGCGCCGGTGGAAGCTGTCCGACATCGACCTGCTGTCCCTCGACCGCTGGGAGGACTACACCGAGGCGAAGATGGCGATGTTCACCCGGACCGACAAGCGGTACGCACCGTGGACCATCGTGCGGTCGAACGACAAGAAGCGCGCCCGACTCAACGCGATGCGGTACTTCCTGACGCAGTTCGACTACCCGGACAAGGCGGTCGACGTGATCGGCAAGCCGGACCCGCTGATCGTGCGGCGCGGCAAGCGGGACGTCGACATCGAGTGA
- a CDS encoding N-acyl homoserine lactonase family protein, producing the protein MAKTFDGAVWTGAALGGRPRGLVPLVLGWEPIPESISLRGGDPARFLLEPVTAAAVVFDHGWVLLDGGFNVDRVRDPEERPAHYEYESYTAVVPPGDALAEGVAAAGLAWDDLALCAISHVHLDHTGGLRLVPPGTPVALQRREWDWLQSGIGRRETVVVDDVLDADVRVFLLDGDTGLASGLTALDTRGHTPGHQSFRVDLPDRTVVLACDAADLERNLTERTPCGWVGRAGDELEAQRSIDRLADLAAEPGVEVWPGHDPEWAAWRR; encoded by the coding sequence ATGGCGAAGACGTTCGACGGGGCGGTGTGGACCGGAGCCGCACTCGGGGGCCGGCCACGCGGGCTCGTGCCGCTCGTACTCGGGTGGGAACCGATCCCCGAGTCGATCTCCCTGCGGGGCGGCGATCCCGCACGCTTCCTGCTCGAACCCGTCACCGCCGCGGCCGTCGTCTTCGACCACGGCTGGGTGCTCCTCGACGGTGGGTTCAACGTCGACCGCGTGCGCGACCCCGAGGAGCGACCCGCGCACTACGAGTACGAGAGCTACACGGCGGTCGTACCGCCCGGCGACGCGCTCGCCGAGGGGGTCGCGGCTGCGGGACTGGCGTGGGACGACCTGGCGCTCTGCGCGATCTCGCACGTGCACCTCGACCACACGGGCGGCCTCCGGCTCGTCCCACCGGGCACCCCGGTCGCGCTGCAGCGACGGGAGTGGGACTGGTTGCAGAGCGGCATCGGTCGGCGGGAGACGGTCGTCGTCGACGACGTGCTCGACGCCGACGTCCGGGTGTTCCTGCTCGACGGGGACACGGGACTGGCATCCGGCCTGACCGCACTCGACACCCGCGGTCACACGCCGGGGCACCAGTCGTTCCGCGTCGACCTGCCGGATCGGACCGTGGTGCTCGCGTGCGACGCCGCCGACCTCGAGCGGAACCTCACCGAGCGGACTCCGTGTGGGTGGGTGGGGAGGGCCGGGGACGAGCTCGAGGCGCAGCGTTCGATCGACCGGCTGGCGGACCTGGCCGCCGAGCCCGGCGTCGAGGTCTGGCCCGGGCACGACCCCGAGTGGGCGGCCTGGCGGCGCTGA
- a CDS encoding ABC transporter substrate-binding protein — MVRKRILVGVALATAVGLSLSACTASGSADGGDSSSSTDTINAELWYAPATFDPAKASASSDVEVARLGFDTLLRQGEGDDGGYIGGLATKWDAESASKYEFTIRDGATCSDGTEITPTVVEKSFEYLVGLDDSGAQTWKNQAFGSGDPKFTADDAAGTLTISLSEPYSQLLGGLTRPGTGIICPAGLADTKGLAAGTVDGAWSGPYTLAKSSAGKSVSYALRSDYDAWPAWKTVTGEPAKTINLTVQGDSNTSANLLQSGGVDVARFYDSNAERFSGDDYSTVKFASSAYNLVFNEAEGSGSVFADDQPLRAAVAQAIDTKGFNNAGLDGLGVEQNTVNAASYRCAVDDSSLVQSYDAKAATKELTGKTIRLLIMSNWDPAADFLAESLRNAGATVKVSAPDPADWTKQMRTEPKTWDVAVAAEDAQTGLINTSIARYVGPTYAEGGTNVSSSDNPEGLAAYQAAMATSDADQQCEDFATAQKSILKRVDMTPLITDTHRYVARKGFETHVFSGYWDVSAMRIVS, encoded by the coding sequence ATGGTGAGGAAGCGCATCCTCGTCGGCGTCGCGTTGGCGACCGCCGTCGGACTCTCCCTGAGCGCGTGCACCGCGTCCGGCTCCGCTGACGGCGGCGACAGCTCGTCGAGCACCGACACGATCAACGCAGAGCTCTGGTACGCCCCGGCCACCTTCGACCCCGCGAAGGCCTCGGCCAGCTCGGACGTCGAGGTCGCACGACTCGGCTTCGACACCCTGCTCCGGCAGGGCGAGGGCGACGACGGCGGCTACATCGGCGGGCTCGCGACGAAGTGGGACGCCGAGTCGGCGTCGAAGTACGAGTTCACGATCCGCGACGGCGCCACGTGCTCCGACGGCACCGAGATCACGCCGACGGTCGTCGAGAAGTCCTTCGAGTACCTGGTCGGCCTCGACGACTCGGGTGCGCAGACCTGGAAGAACCAGGCCTTCGGCTCGGGTGACCCGAAGTTCACCGCCGACGACGCCGCCGGCACGCTGACGATCTCGCTCAGCGAGCCGTACTCGCAGCTGCTCGGCGGCCTGACCCGCCCCGGTACCGGGATCATCTGCCCGGCCGGTCTCGCCGACACGAAGGGCCTCGCGGCCGGCACCGTCGACGGCGCCTGGTCCGGCCCGTACACGCTCGCGAAGTCCTCGGCCGGCAAGAGCGTCTCCTACGCGCTGCGGTCCGACTACGACGCCTGGCCGGCGTGGAAGACCGTCACCGGTGAGCCGGCCAAGACGATCAACCTGACCGTGCAGGGCGACTCGAACACGAGCGCCAACCTGCTGCAGTCCGGCGGTGTCGACGTCGCACGCTTCTACGACTCGAACGCCGAGCGCTTCAGCGGCGACGACTACTCCACCGTGAAGTTCGCCAGCTCGGCCTACAACCTCGTGTTCAACGAGGCAGAGGGCTCCGGCTCGGTGTTCGCCGACGACCAGCCGCTCCGTGCCGCGGTCGCCCAGGCGATCGACACGAAGGGGTTCAACAACGCCGGTCTCGACGGACTCGGGGTCGAGCAGAACACGGTGAACGCGGCGAGCTACCGCTGCGCGGTGGACGACTCGTCGCTCGTGCAGTCCTACGACGCGAAGGCCGCGACGAAGGAGCTCACGGGCAAGACGATCCGCCTGCTCATCATGTCGAACTGGGACCCCGCCGCCGACTTCCTGGCGGAGTCGCTGCGGAACGCCGGTGCGACCGTGAAGGTCTCGGCACCGGACCCTGCCGACTGGACCAAGCAGATGCGCACCGAGCCCAAGACCTGGGACGTCGCCGTGGCGGCCGAGGACGCGCAGACCGGGCTGATCAACACCTCGATCGCGCGCTACGTCGGACCGACCTACGCCGAGGGCGGCACGAACGTGTCCTCGAGCGACAACCCCGAGGGACTCGCGGCCTACCAGGCGGCGATGGCCACGTCGGACGCCGACCAGCAGTGCGAGGACTTCGCCACCGCGCAGAAGTCGATCCTCAAGCGTGTCGACATGACCCCGCTCATCACGGACACGCACCGGTACGTCGCCCGCAAGGGCTTCGAGACCCACGTGTTCTCGGGCTACTGGGACGTCTCCGCGATGCGGATCGTCTCCTGA
- a CDS encoding ABC transporter ATP-binding protein, producing the protein MTDTTTTRERRATDTGTAPMIDVRALDVAFGSTTVLHGVDLRLERGRTVGVVGESGSGKSTLAKVLVGTVKPASGSAAVDGVDLTAADRSTLRGYRRRIQMIPQDPYSSLSPRRTVAQTLAEAIDPVRPRVATHEDRIGGWLERVGLSRDMMHRYPHEFSGGQRQRIAIARGLVIDPHLVIADEITSALDVSVQAQILELLADIKESLGLTMMFISHNLAVVQRVSDEVVVLYQGEVVEAGPVEQIYADPQHWYTRRLLDADPGSARFSLAG; encoded by the coding sequence ATGACCGACACCACGACGACGCGCGAACGCCGCGCAACCGACACCGGCACGGCCCCCATGATCGACGTCCGCGCCCTCGACGTCGCGTTCGGCTCGACGACCGTCCTGCACGGCGTCGACCTCCGCCTCGAGCGAGGTCGCACCGTCGGCGTCGTCGGCGAGTCCGGCTCGGGCAAGTCCACCCTCGCCAAGGTCCTGGTCGGCACCGTGAAGCCCGCCTCGGGCAGCGCCGCGGTGGACGGCGTCGACCTGACCGCGGCCGACCGGTCGACCCTGCGCGGGTACCGCCGCCGGATCCAGATGATCCCGCAGGACCCGTACTCGTCGCTCTCGCCGCGACGGACCGTCGCGCAGACCCTGGCCGAGGCGATCGACCCCGTCCGCCCCCGGGTCGCCACCCACGAGGACCGCATCGGCGGCTGGCTCGAGCGGGTCGGGCTGTCCCGGGACATGATGCACCGCTACCCGCACGAGTTCTCCGGCGGGCAACGGCAGCGCATCGCCATCGCCCGCGGCCTCGTCATCGACCCGCACCTGGTCATCGCCGACGAGATCACCTCGGCGCTCGACGTCTCGGTGCAGGCGCAGATCCTGGAGCTGCTCGCCGACATCAAGGAGTCCCTCGGCCTGACGATGATGTTCATCTCGCACAACCTGGCGGTCGTGCAGCGTGTGAGCGACGAGGTCGTCGTGCTGTACCAGGGTGAGGTCGTCGAGGCCGGTCCGGTCGAGCAGATCTACGCCGATCCGCAGCACTGGTACACGCGTCGTCTCCTCGACGCGGACCCCGGTTCCGCCCGTTTCAGCCTGGCCGGCTGA
- a CDS encoding ABC transporter permease, whose protein sequence is MSTTTVDHLPVPGPGTPGSPGTPTAAAPRAASLGGAWRRFLLRRAVGLVINLALLVLVTFLIVQLIPGDPATAIAGDTATLAQVELVRHQLGLDQPIPVQLWHYVAGVVQGDFGDSYKYRAPAMDIVMTAVPYTLTITIAAVLLLLVLGLALGMTVGVLTRGDRHRWLDVSFSAVTGLISSIPTYVLATGFVVVFAVLLHVLPPAYSPAYDFGAAAVLPIASLTVGGTCSVARIVRRETAVILEQDYMRTARGWRLPALSIYAKHMLPNLLTTALTLSGIILTALLGSALITEAVFAWPGLGGVIVQAIAVDKDYPVIRAAVFVIGLISLVITLVIDIILGLIDPRTLGEKRG, encoded by the coding sequence ATGAGCACCACCACCGTCGACCATCTCCCCGTGCCCGGTCCGGGCACCCCCGGGTCTCCGGGAACCCCGACCGCCGCCGCACCCCGGGCCGCGAGCCTCGGTGGCGCATGGCGCCGCTTCCTGCTCCGCCGTGCCGTCGGACTCGTCATCAACCTGGCGCTGCTCGTCCTCGTGACGTTCCTCATCGTGCAGCTCATCCCCGGCGACCCGGCAACGGCCATCGCCGGCGACACCGCGACGCTCGCCCAGGTCGAGCTCGTCCGGCACCAACTCGGTCTCGACCAGCCGATCCCCGTCCAGCTGTGGCACTACGTCGCCGGCGTCGTGCAGGGCGACTTCGGTGACTCGTACAAGTACCGCGCGCCGGCGATGGACATCGTCATGACGGCCGTGCCGTACACGCTGACGATCACGATCGCCGCGGTCCTGCTGCTGCTCGTCCTCGGACTCGCACTCGGCATGACCGTCGGCGTCCTCACCCGCGGCGACCGGCACCGGTGGCTCGACGTCTCGTTCTCGGCGGTCACCGGCCTGATCTCGTCGATCCCCACGTACGTGCTCGCCACCGGGTTCGTCGTCGTCTTCGCGGTCCTGCTGCACGTGCTGCCGCCCGCGTACTCGCCGGCCTACGACTTCGGCGCGGCGGCGGTCCTGCCGATCGCCTCGCTCACCGTGGGCGGCACGTGCTCGGTGGCCCGTATCGTCCGCCGTGAGACCGCCGTCATCCTCGAGCAGGACTACATGCGCACCGCCCGCGGGTGGCGGCTGCCGGCGCTGTCGATCTACGCCAAGCACATGCTGCCGAACCTGCTCACCACCGCACTGACGCTGTCCGGGATCATCCTGACGGCCCTGCTCGGCTCGGCACTCATCACCGAGGCGGTCTTCGCGTGGCCGGGCCTGGGCGGCGTCATCGTGCAGGCGATCGCGGTGGACAAGGACTACCCCGTGATCCGCGCCGCGGTCTTCGTGATCGGGCTCATCTCGCTCGTGATCACCCTGGTCATCGACATCATCCTGGGTCTCATCGACCCGCGCACCCTCGGGGAGAAGCGTGGCTGA
- a CDS encoding amidohydrolase family protein — protein MAARLPTTPHADGVLRLVGATLVDGTGAPPRADAEVELRDGDVTYVGPRRAPAADVPTVDLTGRWLLPGFVDAHVHLSMVPTTPEEQRARFPEEHVLEVAEVLRSTLHAGVTTARDLDGLTPGYRDAVARGTVVGPRLHLAIAMLSPTGGHADPVRPNGSLPAWAVRPGMPAPGVVDTDEDVVRTVRSLLRTGADAIKVSTSGGVGSPTDDPDDVGITEDQVRLVVHLVGERGGRPVTAHALTDAAVRAAVLGGAASIEHGYDLHDDTIALMVERGTVLVPTLSTLLRELDPSTASAERLAQRAALHARGLDSVRRAVAAGVPVALGTDAGVHPHGRNLAELARLVQVGLSPLDAITAGTLQGARLLGLEARLGSVEPGKAGDLVVSGVDPLADVGALADAASVRAVLQAGRVVKDLDGLVTTAS, from the coding sequence GTGGCGGCACGACTCCCGACGACCCCGCACGCCGACGGCGTGCTCCGACTGGTCGGCGCGACCCTGGTCGACGGCACGGGTGCGCCGCCCCGCGCCGACGCCGAGGTCGAGCTGCGTGACGGCGACGTCACCTACGTCGGTCCACGGCGCGCCCCGGCTGCGGACGTGCCGACGGTCGACCTGACCGGCCGGTGGCTGCTGCCCGGCTTCGTCGACGCGCACGTGCACCTCAGCATGGTGCCGACGACGCCCGAGGAACAGCGGGCACGGTTCCCGGAGGAGCACGTGCTCGAGGTCGCCGAGGTGCTCCGGAGCACCCTGCACGCCGGCGTCACGACCGCGCGGGACCTGGACGGGCTGACCCCCGGCTACCGCGACGCCGTCGCCCGGGGCACCGTCGTCGGTCCGCGCCTGCACCTCGCGATCGCCATGCTCTCGCCGACCGGTGGCCACGCCGACCCGGTCCGGCCGAACGGGTCGCTGCCGGCCTGGGCCGTCCGGCCGGGCATGCCCGCGCCGGGCGTCGTCGACACCGACGAGGACGTCGTCCGGACGGTCCGCTCGCTGCTCCGCACCGGCGCCGACGCGATCAAGGTCTCCACGTCCGGAGGGGTCGGTTCGCCGACCGACGACCCGGACGACGTCGGCATCACCGAGGACCAGGTACGGCTCGTCGTCCACCTGGTCGGCGAACGCGGCGGCCGCCCGGTCACCGCCCACGCGCTCACCGACGCCGCGGTCCGTGCCGCCGTGCTCGGCGGAGCCGCCAGCATCGAACACGGCTACGACCTGCACGACGACACCATCGCGCTCATGGTCGAACGCGGCACGGTGCTCGTCCCCACCCTCAGCACGCTCCTGCGCGAACTCGACCCGTCCACCGCCTCTGCGGAACGCCTCGCACAGCGCGCGGCACTGCACGCTCGCGGCCTCGACAGCGTGCGACGTGCCGTCGCCGCCGGCGTGCCCGTCGCGCTCGGCACCGACGCGGGTGTGCACCCGCACGGTCGGAACCTCGCCGAACTCGCCCGCCTCGTGCAGGTCGGGCTCTCGCCGCTCGACGCGATCACGGCCGGCACGCTGCAGGGTGCCCGGCTGCTCGGTCTGGAGGCCCGGCTCGGCTCCGTCGAGCCCGGCAAGGCCGGTGACCTGGTCGTCTCGGGCGTCGACCCGCTCGCCGACGTCGGCGCGCTGGCCGACGCTGCCAGCGTGCGCGCGGTCCTGCAGGCGGGTCGTGTGGTCAAGGACCTGGACGGACTGGTGACCACGGCCTCCTGA
- a CDS encoding DUF6611 family protein produces MTTATSVRDRLIDGPHLWGRYTIRPVGRTMWTSRTLVVFPPGTNTSERLLLRAWHVWPAVGAFTALVVVVLAVSVPAAGMPVGLALYAAGFVVLGRATRRLRPRVRSVTVTTFLGNGRPEVHGDERLLAGSLDALSILELAVRAHRLAPVDFELVWADVWAALPEQPPRAG; encoded by the coding sequence GTGACCACGGCGACGTCGGTCCGCGACCGCCTGATCGACGGGCCGCACCTGTGGGGCCGGTACACGATCCGGCCGGTGGGACGCACGATGTGGACCTCGCGGACACTCGTCGTGTTCCCACCCGGGACGAACACGAGCGAACGCCTGCTGCTCCGGGCATGGCACGTCTGGCCCGCGGTCGGGGCGTTCACCGCGCTCGTGGTCGTGGTCCTGGCGGTCTCGGTGCCGGCGGCGGGCATGCCCGTCGGACTCGCGCTGTACGCCGCGGGGTTCGTCGTCCTCGGCCGGGCCACTCGGCGGCTCCGTCCGCGGGTGCGATCGGTCACCGTGACCACGTTCCTGGGCAACGGTCGGCCGGAGGTGCACGGCGACGAGCGGCTCCTCGCCGGGTCGCTCGACGCGCTCTCGATCCTGGAGCTGGCCGTGCGGGCGCATCGGCTCGCGCCCGTCGACTTCGAGCTCGTCTGGGCGGATGTGTGGGCCGCACTGCCGGAGCAACCACCGCGGGCAGGGTGA
- a CDS encoding cyclase family protein, which produces MTDAIDINIPISPEMLHWGRRPTFEMVEEIADGYPSDVSRWLIGAHTGTHVDAPSHFVPGATTVDEIALESVVGPVRVLDLRHVVEEITADDLEEAGAAGAERVLFRTRNSTDALTRNERSETWVGLGPSGAQWLVDRGVRFVGIDYMTMEAPAHTEAWPTHVALCGAGVVILENADLSEVEPGDYLMVCQPVPFAGREAAPAPTVLLPLAVATDA; this is translated from the coding sequence ATGACCGACGCGATCGACATCAACATCCCCATCTCCCCCGAGATGCTGCACTGGGGCCGGCGCCCCACCTTCGAGATGGTCGAGGAGATCGCGGACGGGTACCCGTCGGACGTGTCCCGCTGGCTGATCGGTGCGCACACGGGCACGCACGTCGACGCCCCGTCGCACTTCGTGCCCGGTGCGACGACCGTCGACGAGATCGCGCTCGAGAGCGTGGTCGGCCCGGTCCGCGTCCTCGACCTGCGACACGTCGTCGAGGAGATCACCGCCGACGACCTCGAGGAGGCGGGTGCGGCCGGCGCCGAGCGCGTGCTGTTCCGCACGCGCAACTCGACCGACGCGCTGACCCGGAACGAGCGGTCGGAGACGTGGGTCGGCCTCGGCCCGAGCGGCGCGCAGTGGCTGGTCGACCGCGGGGTCCGGTTCGTCGGCATCGACTACATGACGATGGAGGCCCCGGCACACACCGAGGCGTGGCCGACACACGTCGCCCTGTGCGGCGCCGGCGTCGTGATCCTCGAGAACGCGGACCTGTCCGAGGTCGAGCCCGGCGACTACCTGATGGTCTGCCAGCCGGTGCCGTTCGCGGGGCGCGAGGCCGCTCCCGCTCCGACCGTCCTGCTCCCCCTCGCCGTGGCGACCGACGCATGA